The Epinephelus lanceolatus isolate andai-2023 chromosome 21, ASM4190304v1, whole genome shotgun sequence genome has a segment encoding these proteins:
- the oxld1 gene encoding uncharacterized protein oxld1 — translation MLCLGVNAVRSSLSLQKLCILSLLHLRHQSHNCTVQSWRRGQYSGTIRRFSSGPGSPAPPALTDSSSCTEPEPSHSTSTWSPDQGPPPAPTHCCMSGCHNCVWIEHAEQLLAYYHDGGDRALAAIEENVLDENLKTYLKMEIRLLKKT, via the exons ATGCTGTGTTTGGGTGTGAACGCGGTGAGATCGTCGCTGTCTTTACAGAAG CTGTGCATCCTCTCGCTGCTCCACCTGAGACATCAGTCCCATAACTGCACGGTGCAGTCGTGGAGGAGAGGTCAATACAGCGGTACCATTCGCCGCTTCTCTTCTGGACCAGGTTCGCCTGCTCCTCCTGCACTGACTGACTCCTCCTCCTGCACTGAACCTGAACCCAGCCACAGTACCTCCACCTGGTCTCCTGACCAGGGCCCGCCGCCCGCTCCCACCCACTGCTGCATGAGTGGCTGTCATAACTGCGTGTGGATCGAACATGCAGAGCAGCTGCTGGCATACTACCACGACGGTGGCGACCGTGCACTCGCCGCTATAGAGGAGAACGTCCTTGATGAGAACCTTAAAACCTACCTGAAGATGGAGATTAGGCTCTTGAAAAAGACATGA